A single Oncorhynchus nerka isolate Pitt River unplaced genomic scaffold, Oner_Uvic_2.0 unplaced_scaffold_280___fragment_2___debris, whole genome shotgun sequence DNA region contains:
- the LOC135568834 gene encoding uncharacterized protein LOC135568834: MSDPFRFSPRLIPRPFGDYCLFTALSQSKFRTMPQTHTYPAPHRPALHPKPTPTQPSLPYTYSPHLPYPSPTPTQPQPALHPKPTPAQPSLPYTYTPHLPSPSLPYTYSPHLPYPSPTPTQPQPALHPKPTPTQPSLPYTPHLPYPSPTPTQPSLPYTYSPHLPYPSPTPTQPQPALHPKPTPTQPSLPYTYSPHLPYPSPTPTQPSLPYTYSPHLPYPSPTPTQPQPALHPKPTLTQPSIPYTHNPHLPNPECPTPTVPHLPSPSLPFTHSPHLPSPECPTHRAHTYPAQPALHPQATPTHPSLPYTHKPHLPSPACPIHTAHTYPAQPALLSQPTPTQPSLPYSHSPHLPIPACPTPTANNYPACPTPTAHTYPGQHDLYPQHTPTQASLRYTHSPHLPSRLYTHSQHLYPLSLIC, translated from the exons ATGAGTGACCCCTTCAGGTTTAGCCCCAGGCTGATCCCCAGGCCCTTCGGAGACTACTGCTTGTTTACTGCACTGAGCCAGAGCAAGTTCCGTACCATGCCCCAGACCCACACCTACCCAGCCCCACACCGGCCTGCCCTACACCCCAAGCCCACACCTACCCAGCCCAGCCTGCCCTACACCTACAGTCCACATCTACCCTACCCCAGCCCAACACCTACCCAGCCCCAGCCTGCCCTACACCCCAAGCCCACACCTGCCCAGCCCAGCCTGCCCTACACCTACA CCCCACACCTACCCAGCCCCAGCCTGCCCTACACCTACAGTCCACATCTACCCTACCCCAGCCCCACACCTACCCAGCCCCAGCCTGCCCTACACCCCAAGCCCACACCTACCCAGCCCAGCCTGCCCTACACTCCACATCTACCCTACCCCAGCCCCACACCTACCCAGCCCAGCCTGCCCTACACCTACAGTCCACATCTACCCTACCCCAGCCCCACACCTACCCAGCCCCAGCCTGCCCTACACCCCAAGCCCACACCTACCCAGCCCAGCCTGCCCTACACCTACAGTCCACATCTACCCTACCCCAGCCCCACACCTACCCAGCCCAGCCTGCCCTACACCTACAGTCCACATCTACCCTACCCCAGCCCCACACCTACCCAGCCCCAGCCTGCCCTACACCCCAAGCCCACACTTACCCAGCCCAGCATTCCCTACACGCACAACCCACACCTACCCAACCCAGAATGCCCTACACCCACAGTCCCACACCTACCCAGCCCCAGCCTTCCCTTCACCCACAGCCCACACCTACCCAGCCCAGAATGCCCTACACACAGAGCCCACACCTACCCAGCCCAGCCTGCCCTACACCCACAGGCCACACCTACCCATCCCAGCCTGCCCTACACCCACAAACCACACCTACCCAGCCCAGCCTGCCCAATTCACACAGCCCACACCTACCCAGCCCAGCCTGCACTACTCTCACAGCCCACACCTACACAGCCCAGCCTGCCCTACTCACACAGCCCACACCTACCCATCCCAGCCTGCCCTACTCCCACAGCCAACAACTACCCAGCCTGCCCTACTCCCACAGCCCACACCTACCCAGGCCAGCATGACTTATACCCACAGCACACACCTACCCAGGCCAGCCTGCGCTACACCCACAGCCCACACCTACCCAGCCGTCTCTACACCCACAGCCAACACCTTTATCCTCTCAGCCTCATCTGTTAG